In Primulina huaijiensis isolate GDHJ02 chromosome 16, ASM1229523v2, whole genome shotgun sequence, a single genomic region encodes these proteins:
- the LOC140961165 gene encoding uncharacterized protein isoform X4 has translation MGVGLGYGANMLTKYLAEYGERTPLTAATCIDNPFDLEVATRSTMEDMKLTGGLIGILQRNKELFQGRGKGFDVEKALLASSTRDFDNAISVVSHGFDNVENFYEKSSTLYVVGKVKIPVLFIQNDDGTFPTFSIPRGLIAENPYTSLLLCSHSSSGRDSGLNFSWCLNLTIEWLNAVELGLLKGRHPLLKDVDVTVNPSKGLSFSGGNTSSKADGENKLLNFPNGFSAKNSTSKMLHVYDTEGKLHPRSARDIGRIPPQTGLQDEDSDVGHQLNASDAKEEDEASKSFENERGQALQTAQVMMNMLDVTMPDTLSEEQKKKVLDAVGQGEMLMKALEDAVPEDVREKLTSSVSEIVQSQRSNLKFNEILGLGHIPDVASGLNSKLQEKIGLSRGSGDEKVRFSDQNKRSNEAGDGSRVDMELANEPSEELEKANDSGLSQSDNNLANNLKKMEKEKVEGQSNLKEKDNEDGSDVSNDQSKVKEADHVDGNSDAPSSSTETQPAENKAENNQENKEKEPPSVSTQTDAAPPSFNMSSALDALTGFDDSTQVAVNGVFQAIEGVLAQLQAKREDQNQVKDESNKLDVNRRDAEKNLTEDTRNLKDHDHNPESVDNMWRNPGVSGYLATFPYGDPLYKEYLRAYLLSELRKSRPAVLGAKSALPFYYFPEDGQWRLLEQIEDDGASGEKFTTREGDYRDSPDSRTKYTDNIIEPSYVILDSGKQQKINEEFEEMDMASERTDFGKLDESMLSVKNLIVECLNVEVSRRVSADMEELEFEIARDIERVANAVSLAARHEKEDTREQNDHPSNTLGSLHGENIVRAISFAIQDTQYLKRVLPVGVIVGSSLASLRKIFNVSALDSDGEKDANFHQVQKSKASIIPVDKKETDVRLPVKFEDESSLCPPVSKDEDKIAVQCSSGNKVMLGAVTAALGASALFIGQQDTETGGSLMDSLNEEANSADPSELEEIPERTQKNIVTSLAEKAMTVASPVVPTTEDGEVDHARLVSMLAELGQKGGILKLVGKVALLWGGIRGAMSVTDRLISFLHIAERPLFQRILGFIFMVLLLWSPVIIPLFPSLMRSWTTPNPFKIVELTCITGLYISIMIMVMLWGKRIRKYDDPLLQYGLDFTSIPKFRNFLMGLAGGTMLVLMIQSVNSLLGCVQLCWPATLSLPYSEPFTLMKSYASMLLLIVRGIATATVVATVEELLFRSWLPEEISSDFGYHRGIIISGLAFSLSQRSIWEIPGLWLLSLSLSGARQQSEGSLSLPVGIRTGILACSFILKTGGFLKYRPYLPIWFTGGHPSQPFSGVVGLAFSLVLAIIMYPRRSPLHETKTSRAMKN, from the exons ATGGGTGTGGGCTTGGGATATGGTGCCAATATGTTGACAAAGTACTTGGCTGAATATGGAGAGAGAACACCTCTAACAGCTGCAACATGCATAGACAATCCATTTGACTTAGAGGTGGCCACTCGGTCAACTATGGAGGATATGAAGCTAACAGGAGGGTTGATCGGAATACTTCAACGTAACAAG GAATTATTTCAAGGTCGAGGAAAAGGATTTGATGTTGAAAAAGCTCTCTTGGCATCATCCACTAGAGATTTTGACAATGCGATATCAGTGGTGTCCCATGGATTTGATAACGTTGAAAATTTCTATGAGAAATCCAGCACACTATATGTGGTGGGCAAAGTGAAGATTCCTGTTCTTTTTATTCAG AACGATGATGGAACATTTCCAACGTTTTCCATTCCAAGGGGTTTGATTGCAGAAAATCCATACACAAGCTTGCTTCTTTGTTCTCATTCATCATCTGGTAGAGATAGTGGATTAAATTTCTCTTGGTGCCTGAATCTAACGATTGAG TGGCTCAATGCTGTGGAGCTTGGACTTCTAAAAGGCCGTCACCCGCTTCTGAAAGACGTTGATGTCACTGTAAATCCTTCGAAGGGTTTGTCATTCTCCGGTGGTAATACTTCTAGTAAAGCTGATGGTGAGAACAAGCTCCTGAATTTCCCTAATGGATTCTCTGCTAAAAATTCTACATCAAAGATGCTGCACGTATATGATACCGAGGGGAAACTTCATCCAAGATCAGCAAGAGATATAGGAAGGATACCTCCTCAAACCGGACTGCAAGATGAGGATAGTGATGTAGGACATCAACTTAATGCCAGTGACGcaaaagaagaagatgaagcatCTAAATCTTTCGAGAATGAAAGAGGACAAGCGCTGCAAACTGCACAAGTGATGATGAATATGCTTGACGTGACTATGCCAGATACTCTTTCAGAAGAACAGAAAAAGAAG GTCCTTGATGCTGTGGGTCAAGGGGAGATGCTGATGAAAGCGTTGGAAGATGCGGTACCTGAAGATGTACGAGAAAAGCTTACTAgctctgtttctgaaattgtgcAGAGTCAAAGGTCTAAtctaaaatttaatgaaatcttGGGATTGGGGCACATTCCTGATGTGGCATCAGGACTGAACTCAAAATTGCAAGAAAAAATTGGACTATCAAGAGGAAGTGGTGATGAGAAGGTTCGCTTTTCTGATCAAAATAAAAGGAGCAATGAAGCTGGAGATGGTTCTCGTGTAGATATGGAGTTAGCAAATGAGCCGTCAGAAGAACTTGAAAAAGCTAATGATTCAGGTTTGAGTCAATCGGACAACAATCTTGCCAACAACctgaagaaaatggaaaaagaaaaagttgaAGGACAATCAAACCTGAAAGAAAAGGATAACGAGGATGGCTCTGATGTATCAAATGATCAAAGCAAGGTCAAAGAAGCTGATCACGTTGATGGAAATTCTGATGCTCCATCCTCCTCTACTGAGACTCAACCCGCAGAAAATAAAGCAGAAAACAATCAGGAGAATAAAGAGAAAGAGCCACCATCTGTTTCAACTCAAACTGATGCTGCGCCCCCCAGCTTCAATATGTCCTCTGCGTTAGATGCCTTAACGGGGTTCGATGATTCCACTCAAGTTGCTGTTAACGGTGTATTCCAGGCAATTGAGGGCGTGCTTGCTCAGCTACAGGCGAAAAGAGAAGATCAGAATCAAGTGAAGGATGAAAGCAATAAACTAGATGTCAATAGAAGGGACGCCGAAAAAAATTTGACGGAAGACACTCGCAATCTGAAGGATCATGACCATAATCCAGAAAGTGTGGATAATATGTGGAGAAACCCAG GGGTTTCAGGTTATTTGGCTACTTTTCCATATGGGGACCCACTTTACAAGGAATACCTTAGGGCTTACCTTCTTTCAGAGTTGCGAAAATCCAGGCCTGCAGTTTTGGGTGCAAAGTCGGCTTTGCCTTTCTACTATTTCCCAGAAGATGGTCAGTGGAGACTTCTGGAACAAATAGAAGATGATGGGGCGTCCGGTGAAAAATTTACAACCCGTGAAGGTGATTATAGGGATAGCCCTGATTCTAGAACTAAGTACACTGACAATATTATTGAACCCTCTTATGTCATATTGGATTCTGGAAAGCAGCAGAAAATAAATGAAGAATTTGAGGAAATGGACATGGCATCTGAGCGCACTGACTTTGGCAAGTTGGATGAGTCGATGCTTTCTGTTAAAAATCTTATTGTAGAATGTTTAAATGTAGAAGTTTCTAGGAGGGTCAGTGCTGACATGGAAGAATTGGAGTTCGAAATAGCTAGGGATATAGAACGTGTCGCAAATGCTGTGTCTTTGGCTGCAAGGCACGAAAAGGAAGACACGCGCGAGCAGAATGACCATCCGTCGAATACACTTGGCTCCCTTCACGGGGAGAATATAGTCAGAGCTATTTCATTCGCTATTCAGGATACCCAATATTTAAAAAGAGTGCTACCTGTTGGTGTTATTGTTGGCTCTAGTTTAGCTTCACTTAGAAAAATCTTCAATGTTTCTGCATTGGATAGTGATGGTGAAAAAGATGCCAATTTTCATCAGGTTCAAAAATCAAAAGCCAGTATTATTCCAGTCGACAAAAAAGAGACTGATGTGCGGCTTCCGGTGAAATTTGAAGATGAAAGTAGTCTATGCCCGCCGGTTAGCAAAGATGAGGATAAGATTGCTGTCCAATGTTCAAGCGGCAATAAAGTAATGCTAGGCGCTGTTACGGCTGCTCTAGGGGCATCTGCATTATTTATTGGTCAACAG GATACTGAAACTGGTGGATCTCTAATGGACTCCCTCAATGAGGAAGCAAATAGTGCAGATCCCTCCGAGCTTGAAGAGATACCGGAGAGAACTCAGAAAAATATAGTCACAAGTCTTGCGGAAAAAGCAATGACTGTTGCTAGTCCTGTGGTTCCTACAACAGAAGATGGGGAAGTGGATCATGCAAG GCTGGTATCCATGCTAGCAGAACTAGGACAAAAGGGGGGAATTTTGAAACTGGTTGGAAAAGTTGCGCTGCTTTGGGGTGGAATACGTGGCGCAATGAGTGTAACTGACAGGCTCATTTCATTTCTGCATATTGCTGAACGTCCGCTGTTTCAGAG GATTCTTGGCTTTATATTCATGGTGCTGCTTCTATGGTCACCTGTTATTATTCCGTTGTTTCCATCTCTAATGCGAAGTTGGACGACTCCAAATCCGTTCAAAATTGTCGAGCTTACTTGCATAACTGGCCTGTATATTTCTATAATGATAATGGTAATGTTGTGGGGGAAAAGAATTCGCAAGTATGATGATCCACTACTGCAATATGGTCTGGATTTTACTTCGATACCTAAG TTCAGAAACTTTTTGATGGGTCTTGCTGGAGGGACAATGCTTGTTTTAATGATACAGTCAGTAAACTCCTTGCTTGGCTGTGTGCAATTGTGTTGGCCTGCTACTTTATCTTTACCATATTCAGAACCCTTTACATTGATGAAGTCGTATGCAAGTATGCTTTTGCTGATTGTTCGAGGAATTGCCACTGCAACTGTTGTTGCAACTGTGGAGGAATTGCTCTTTCGGTCATGGTTGCCCGAGGAAATTTCTTCCGATTTTGGTTATCACCGTGGAATAATTATTTCTGGGCTTGCATTTTCTTTATCTCAAAG GTCAATATGGGAAATACCTGGATTGTGGTTATTGTCCTTGAGTTTGTCTGGAGCTCGTCAACAAAGTGAAGGTAGCCTCTCCCTTCCGGTCGGGATCCGTACAGGGATACTGGCTTGCAGTTTCATCTTAAAAACGGGTGGCTTTTTGAAATATCGACCTTATCTCCCTATATGGTTTACGGGTGGCCACCCTTCTCAGCCATTTAGTGGAGTCGTTGGTCTTGCATTCTCATTAGTTTTGGCAATCATTATGTACCCACGTCGGTCACCTCTTCATGAGACAAAAACAAGCAGAGCAATGAAAAATTGA
- the LOC140961210 gene encoding probable pectinesterase/pectinesterase inhibitor 32, with translation MAFWKILFSLTLCLCLANIVHSEFEALECLNVPTREFVGSVNATIKTIQQVSSVLSGFAGVMDNFRLSIAVRDCQDLVDTSVEELSWVVSASLNGNSKENGTGNMNSDMKTWLSGALIDQETCKEGLDGINGTVKNLISSNLDLIASSLHELLSMVKPTTVTAPDTIRGSKKSKTHEKFPIWLSPHDQNLLNSTNTTVDVVVAADGTGNFSRIGDAIAAAPEYSAKRYVIHIKRGVYYEYVAIKKEKWNIMIVGDGMDETVIRGNHSHPDGLKTYDSATFAVKGKGFIARDITFENTAGPHKEQAVAFMSDSDESVLYHCAFRGFQDTLYAHKNRQFYRECHITGTVDFICGHAAAVFQNCQIKARKGLVGQKNTITAQSRNCTENESGFSIQYCNISVEQDILNLNITYLGRPWKQYSRTVVMQSYIGDGINPKGWLEWKGDLFLDSLYYGEYMNYGPGAGLAARVKWPGYHIFNDSAQADPFTVSKLIIGDKWIPATGIGYTSGLAHT, from the exons ATggctttctggaaaattctgttCTCGCTAACTCTGTGCCTGTGTTTGGCTAATATTGTACACTCGGAGTTCGAAGCGTTGGAGTGTCTGAATGTTCCGACACGGGAGTTCGTAGGTTCCGTCAATGCTACCATTAAGACAATCCAGCAGGTGAGTTCCGTTTTATCAGGGTTTGCCGGAGTAATGGACAATTTTCGACTATCTATTGCTGTTCGAGATTGCCAAGATCTGGTTGATACTTCTGTGGAAGAGTTGAGCTGGGTTGTTTCGGCTTCTCTGAACGGAAATA GCAAAGAAAATGGCACTGGAAATATGAATTCAGACATGAAAACATGGCTGAGTGGTGCATTAATAGATCAAGAAACATGCAAAGAAGGGTTGGATGGCATAAATGGGACCGTGAAAAATCTAATCTCGAGCAACCTAGACCTAATCGCATCGTCGCTCCACGAACTTCTCTCAATGGTCAAACCGACTACGGTCACCGCCCCTGACACCATTCGTGGCAGCAAGAAATCTAAAACCCATGAAAAGTTTCCTATTTGGTTGAGTCCCCATGACCAGAACCTCCTCAACTCCACAAACACCACGGTGGATGTGGTGGTTGCCGCGGATGGAACTGGGAATTTCAGCAGGATCGGTGATGCTATTGCGGCGGCGCCGGAATATAGtgctaaaagatatgttatACATATAAAAAGAGGCGTGTATTATGAGTATGTGGCgatcaaaaaggaaaaatggaACATAATGATCGTTGGAGATGGGATGGATGAAACAGTGATCAGGGGTAATCACAGCCATCCTGATGGATTGAAAACGTATGACTCTGCAACATTTG CTGTGAAAGGGAAAGGATTCATCGCCCGGGACATAACATTCGAGAACACGGCCGGGCCGCATAAGGAACAAGCCGTGGCATTCATGTCCGATTCCGATGAATCGGTTTTGTATCATTGTGCTTTTCGGGGATTCCAGGATACCCTCTACGCGCATAAAAACCGACAGTTTTACAGGGAATGTCATATCACAGGTACCGTCGATTTCATCTGCGGACATGCTGCAGCCGTGTTCCAAAACTGTCAAATCAAGGCCCGGAAAGGCCTTGTTGGCCAAAAGAACACCATCACGGCTCAGAGCCGAAACTGTACGGAAAACGAATCGGGATTCTCAATCCAATATTGCAACATTTCAGTTGAACAGGATATCTTAAATTTGAACATAACATACCTAGGCCGGCCCTGGAAGCAATACTCGCGAACAGTTGTCATGCAATCGTACATTGGCGACGGCATTAATCCCAAGGGATGGCTCGAATGGAAGGGAGATTTGTTTTTGGACTCTTTATATTATGGTGAGTATATGAATTACGGACCAGGTGCGGGCTTAGCGGCACGAGTGAAATGGCCTGGATACCATATTTTCAATGATTCGGCACAAGCAGATCCGTTTACAGTGTCAAAACTTATAATAGGAGACAAATGGATACCCGCGACAGGGATTGGGTATACATCCGGTTTGGCTCACACCTGa
- the LOC140961105 gene encoding pectinesterase 3-like, giving the protein MGSRNDSFKTASFDGLEEQERKKTPDTVEVFESIKNDEFEEEEYHRQTRKRLIIITVASVVLIVLIIGAIIGVIHGKDSPPNSNQVKDPISKACISTKFQDSCYSSIHSLVTSSKDSTTDHDSPSQIFSLSLKVTLNELLRLHSSILQRSVSFGKNGPNGPSSIMEVLNLCENLIQDAIDRVNMSISSSSEFDKFSRYEVSDVRNWLSSAITYEQTCLDSLVEFPSISTSILEEMKANIQKATEFTSNSLEIISNTFTTFQSFKIHVLK; this is encoded by the coding sequence ATGGGATCACGAAACGACTCATTTAAAACCGCCTCGTTTGATGGATTAGAGGAACAAGAAAGGAAGAAAACGCCTGATACGGTTGAAGTTTTTGAGAGCATCAAAAACGATGAATTTGAAGAGGAGGAATACCACAGGCAAACGCGTAAACGTCTAATAATCATAACTGTTGCTTCTGTTGTATTGATTGTTCTGATCATTGGAGCAATAATAGGGGTAATTCACGGAAAAGATAGTCCCCCCAATTCGAATCAGGTAAAAGATCCGATCTCTAAAGCATGTATCTCGACAAAATTTCAAGATTCTTGCTATTCAAGTATACATTCCCTCGTGACATCCAGCAAAGATTCAACCACTGATCATGATAGTCCCTCACAAATCTTCTCACTTTCACTAAAAGTGACGCTAAATGAGCTACTGAGGCTGCATTCTTCCATTCTCCAAAGGTCCGTTTCCTTCGGAAAAAACGGCCCAAATGGTCCATCTTCTATTATGGAAGTGTTGAATCTATGTGAAAATCTTATCCAGGATGCCATTGATCGTGTCAACATGTCAATTTCCTCGTCCTCTGAATTCGACAAGTTCTCCAGGTACGAGGTTAGTGATGTTAGGAATTGGCTAAGCTCTGCAATAACCTATGAGCAAACTTGCCTGGATAGTCTAGTGGAGTTTCCGAGCATTTCAACGTCCATTCTGGAAGAAATGAAGGCCAATATACAAAAAGCCACAGAATTCACCAGCAATAGCCTTGAAATCATTTCTAACACGTTTACAACTTTCCAAAGTTTCAAGATTCATGTCCTAAAGTAA
- the LOC140961171 gene encoding putative pectinesterase/pectinesterase inhibitor 45 produces the protein MAFQDFDQISLRRKQERQQKIKRRITIAIASSVGVLLLAAAAVCAVAYKNNLDAGTGGHSESHSAPRQVVTADKAVKSVCAGTDYKQTCEDSLSKAVKDNATAQPKDILKAAFSVASDEIDKVIKQASGLKFDSPLKKAAFDDCLVLLNDAKEELNSSISSIEGKDLIKFSSETGDLNNWLSAVLSYQQTCIDGFPEGKEKDALKKILKTTRELGSNALAITSQLSSIFSILQVSDVKRNLLSVDEDGFPSWISRENRRMLKTNSPKIRPNATVAKDGSGDFTTVSAALNAMPEKYTGRYVIYVKEGVYQESVMVTKKMVNVTMYGDGSQKSIISGSKNFVDGVPTFQTATFAALGEGFIAQSLGFRNTAGPEKHQAVALRVQADRSIFVNCRMEGFQDTLYAQTHRQFYRSCYITGTIDFIFGDAAAVFQNCMIYIRKPLENQKNIVTAQGRIDRRQTTGIVLQNCKILADPKLEPEKAKFKNYLGRPWKEYSRTIVMESEIGDLIQPEGWLEWEGDFALKTLYYAEFNNKGPGSNTSGRVKWPGCKTIKRGDALKYTVGPFLQGESWLKNPIVPVRFGLFT, from the exons ATGGCATTTCAAGATTTCGACCAGATTTCATTACGTCGAAAACAAGAGAGGCAGCAAAAGATTAAAAGGAGGATCACTATTGCCATTGCTTCGAGTGTAGGTGTTCTTCTCttggctgctgctgctgtttGTGCCGTTGCATACAAAAACAATCTAGATGCTGGTACAGGTGGGCATAGCGAGTCCCACTCTGCTCCTAGACAGGTCGTCACGGCTGATAAGGCCGTAAAATCTGTCTGTGCGGGCACGGATTATAAGCAAACTTGCGAAGATAGCCTGTCAAAGGCAGTCAAGGACAATGCCACTGCTCAGCCGAAGGATATTCTCAAGGCCGCTTTTTCTGTTGCCTCAGATGAGATTGATAAGGTTATCAAACAAGCTTCGGGACTCAAATTTGATAGCCCTCTTAAAAAGGCAGCTTTTGATGACTGTTTGGTGCTGCTAAATGATGCTAAGGAGGAGCTGAATAGCTCTATTTCTAGTATAGAAGGCAAAGATTTGATAAAGTTTTCGTCAGAAACAGGTGATCTTAACAATTGGTTGAGTGCCGTTTTGTCTTATCAGCAGACATGTATCGATGGATTTCCTGAAGGGAAGGAAAAGGATGCATTGAAGAAGATTTTGAAGACTACTAGGGAGCTTGGCAGCAATGCTCTTGCTATTACGTCGCAATTGTCGAGTATTTTTTCCATCTTACAAGTTTCTGATGTGAAACGGAATCTTTTATCTGTAGATGAAGATGGATTCCCATCGTGGATCAGTCGAGAGAACCGAAGAATGTTGAAGACAAATTCTCCAAAAATTAGGCCTAATGCGACTGTTGCGAAAGACGGCAGTGGGGACTTTACTACCGTTTCTGCAGCATTGAATGCCATGCCTGAGAAGTACACAGGACG ATAtgtgatttacgttaaagaagGAGTGTACCAAGAGAGCGTGATGGTTACCAAGAAAATGGTAAACGTCACAATGTACGGTGATGGATCACAGAAGAGCATCATCTCGGGAAGCAAGAACTTCGTAGATGGAGTTCCAACATTTCAGACTGCTACTTTTG CCGCTTTAGGGGAAGGATTCATTGCCCAATCACTTGGATTCAGGAACACTGCCGGTCCCGAAAAACATCAAGCCGTGGCTTTAAGAGTCCAAGCGGATCGTTCAATCTTCGTTAACTGCAGAATGGAGGGATTCCAGGACACCTTGTATGCTCAAACCCACAGACAGTTCTACCGAAGCTGTTACATTACCGGCACAATAGATTTCATTTTCGGTGATGCAGCTGCCGTGTTCCAAAACTGCATGATCTATATTCGTAAACCATTGGAAAACCAGAAGAATATCGTCACAGCTCAGGGGCGTATAGACAGGAGGCAAACCACAGGGATTGTTCTTCAGAACTGCAAGATTTTGGCAGATCCGAAGCTCGAGCCAGAGAAGGCGAAATTCAAGAATTATCTAGGCAGGCCCTGGAAAGAATACTCGAGGACCATTGTCATGGAATCAGAGATAGGCGATCTGATTCAGCCTGAGGGATGGCTTGAATGGGAAGGAGATTTTGCGCTGAAGACCCTTTATTATGCAGAGTTTAACAACAAAGGCCCCGGATCGAATACTTCTGGAAGAGTTAAATGGCCAGGATGCAAAACCATAAAGAGGGGAGATGCCTTGAAGTATACCGTTGGACCCTTCTTACAGGGAGAAAGCTGGCTGAAGAATCCAATTGTCCCTGTTCGCTTTGGCTTGTTTACATGA
- the LOC140962025 gene encoding eukaryotic translation initiation factor 3 subunit K-like, producing MGREVVNTTTSQKQQSTMSYTVEQLISVNPYNPDILPDLEIYVNEQVSSQTYSLNANLCLLRLYQFEPERMSTQIVARILVKALMAMPSQDFSLCLFLIPERVQMEDQFKTLIVLSHILETARFRQFWDEAAKSRHILDVVPGFEQAIQAFAIHVLSLTYRKVPRTILAEAINIEGLALEKFLESHIANSGWSIEMTQDKGQLIKLPPNEFNHPELKKTTADDIPLEHVTRIFPILG from the exons ATGGGTAGAGAGGTAGTTAATACGACGACGAGTCAAAAACAGCAATCGACGATGTCCTACACGGTGGAGCAGCTAATCTCCGTCAATCCGTACAACCCCGACATCCTCCCCGATCTGGAAATCTACGTCAACGAACAA GTCTCGTCTCAAACCTACAGTTTGAATGCAAATCTTTGCCTTTTGCGACTGTACcag TTCGAACCGGAGAGAATGAGCACTCAAATTGTGGCTCGAATTTTAGTTAAG GCTTTAATGGCGATGCCTTCTCAGGATTTCAGTCTTTGCCTCTTTCTCATTCCTGAAAGAGTG CAAATGGAGGACCAATTCAAGACCCTCATTGTTCTCTCGCACATTTTGGAG ACTGCCAGATTCCGTCAGTTTTGGGATGAAGCTGCTAAGAGCCGCCATATATTAGATGTTGTGCCAG GTTTTGAACAAGCGATTCAAGCATTTGCAATTCATGTTCTTTCATTAACTTACAGAAAGGTCCCGAGAACTATTCTTGCTGAG GCGATTAATATTGAGGGTTTGGCCTTAGAAAAGTTTCTCGAGAGCCACattgcgaattctggttggtcCATAGAGATGACGCAGGATAAGGGGCAACTCATTAAGCTTCCACCCAACGAATTCAACCATCCCGAGCTTAAGAAAACCACTGCAGATGACATTCCGTTAGAACATGTCACCCGCATTTTCCCTATTCTTGGCTGA